In the genome of Bacteroidota bacterium, one region contains:
- a CDS encoding sugar transferase — MLRRNWRTCAAGVGIVVDAVVLSIAFLLAATLQNPGNGVSEFFTTHIPLYVFVVAVFLVSFTALGLYRTVSYTPVMHQYLGATKAFIYSAAIILSSLFLAGGIPYSREFLILFFVSVPVVYGIVWFGVRRVFRVLRTYGYGRWNTLVVGPGQNIDRLLNLFQDFPDLGYEPVKVLNTPMYSSTDRKVHVNSAEVEKEILAQNVDFMVLSSPELNGSYDELERLCRKHYVRMRVVSPETDTLFNQVRIQDIAGLPLFSPVRQRIDGSKRIAKRMFDIAGSAFLLVLFAPLFLVVAVATKLESRGPVFFKQKRALSDRDKPFLFYKFRSMYHEADEKKETLFPKNESTGALFKMRNDPRLTTVGKYIRRYSIDELPQLFNVLKGEMSLVGPRPLPVTDFKRLTEVDDVGGYFRGRAKAKPGMTGLWQVSGRSHLGFREMVMLDLYYIENQSILFDIEILAQTVPVVLFGKGAY, encoded by the coding sequence TTGCTGCGCCGTAATTGGCGGACATGTGCCGCGGGAGTGGGGATTGTTGTTGACGCGGTTGTTTTGAGCATTGCCTTCCTTCTCGCTGCAACGCTGCAAAATCCCGGTAATGGTGTGAGTGAGTTCTTCACGACACACATTCCACTGTATGTCTTCGTCGTTGCCGTCTTTCTTGTGTCGTTCACGGCACTCGGACTGTACCGCACGGTTTCGTATACGCCGGTGATGCATCAATATCTCGGGGCTACAAAGGCGTTCATCTATAGCGCCGCGATTATTCTCTCATCTCTGTTCCTCGCGGGAGGCATCCCCTATTCACGGGAGTTTCTGATTTTGTTTTTTGTATCCGTTCCTGTTGTCTACGGGATTGTGTGGTTCGGCGTTCGACGAGTCTTCCGCGTGCTTCGAACCTACGGCTATGGAAGGTGGAACACACTCGTTGTGGGGCCGGGCCAGAATATCGACAGGCTGTTGAATTTGTTCCAGGATTTTCCCGATCTCGGGTATGAACCGGTGAAGGTGCTGAATACACCGATGTACAGCAGTACCGACCGGAAAGTGCATGTGAATAGTGCCGAGGTGGAAAAGGAGATTCTTGCCCAGAATGTTGATTTCATGGTTCTTTCATCGCCTGAACTCAACGGCTCGTACGACGAACTTGAACGCTTGTGCCGTAAACATTATGTCAGGATGAGGGTCGTCTCGCCGGAAACGGATACGCTCTTCAATCAAGTGCGGATTCAGGATATTGCCGGGTTACCGTTGTTCTCTCCTGTGCGGCAGCGGATTGACGGCTCGAAGCGGATTGCAAAGCGCATGTTCGATATTGCCGGGTCGGCGTTCCTTCTTGTTCTGTTCGCCCCGCTGTTTCTTGTTGTTGCCGTCGCAACGAAGTTGGAGTCGAGGGGGCCGGTGTTCTTCAAGCAGAAACGGGCATTGAGTGACAGGGACAAGCCGTTCCTGTTCTACAAATTCAGAAGCATGTATCATGAGGCCGACGAAAAAAAGGAGACGCTCTTCCCCAAGAATGAATCGACGGGCGCACTATTCAAAATGCGGAACGATCCGCGACTCACAACCGTGGGAAAGTACATACGCCGGTACAGCATTGATGAACTGCCGCAACTGTTCAATGTGCTCAAAGGGGAGATGAGCCTTGTCGGGCCGAGGCCGCTTCCGGTAACCGATTTCAAGCGGCTCACCGAGGTGGATGATGTAGGGGGATACTTCAGGGGAAGGGCTAAAGCCAAACCGGGCATGACCGGACTTTGGCAGGTTTCGGGGCGAAGCCATCTCGGTTTCCGGGAAATGGTGATGCTGGATTTATATTATATCGAGAATCAATCCATTCTTTTCGATATCGAGATTCTCGCGCAGACTGTGCCGGTTGTCCTGTTCGGCAAAGGAGCATACTAA
- a CDS encoding UDP-glucose/GDP-mannose dehydrogenase family protein, producing MKISVIGTGYVGLVVGTCFAESGNDVICVDIDEIKLAILKRGDSPIYEPGLTDLLKKNIHEGRLTFTSDLKHAAQQTDIIFLALPTPQSEDGSADLQHVLAVAKQIGMYMNGYKVIVNKSTVPVGTADRVSEVVGAQTKHPFDVVSNPEFLKEGAAVNDFMKPDRIVVGSRSPKALAIMQDLYAPFIRTGNPLIIMDERSSELTKYAANSFLATKVSFMNEVANLCELLGADIDLVRKGMGTDPRVGTQFLFAGVGYGGSCFPKDVAALLNSATQTGYDFKILRSVEDVNFRQKEIIVHKIKNHFNGNLKGLTVTLWGLAFKPNTDDIREAPSLRIIEALRNEGVNLRLHDPVAIEETKKRVTQGPEFFVNNYDALKGADALVIVTEWNEFRRPDFERMRSLMKQPVIFDGRNIYDPQRLRDMGFSYYGIGRNSNHITRKGA from the coding sequence TTGAAAATCAGCGTTATTGGAACCGGTTATGTCGGTCTCGTTGTCGGCACCTGCTTCGCCGAAAGCGGTAACGACGTGATATGTGTTGATATTGATGAAATTAAACTGGCTATTCTCAAACGGGGGGATAGCCCGATCTATGAACCGGGTTTGACCGACTTGTTGAAGAAGAACATTCATGAAGGCAGGCTTACCTTCACATCCGATCTGAAGCATGCCGCTCAGCAAACGGACATCATTTTTCTTGCGCTTCCGACACCGCAATCAGAAGACGGGTCGGCAGACTTGCAGCACGTTCTTGCCGTTGCAAAACAGATCGGCATGTACATGAATGGCTACAAAGTGATTGTAAACAAAAGTACGGTTCCCGTCGGGACCGCCGACAGGGTGAGCGAAGTTGTCGGAGCACAAACAAAGCACCCGTTTGACGTCGTCTCGAATCCTGAATTCTTGAAAGAAGGGGCGGCCGTGAACGATTTCATGAAGCCCGACAGGATTGTTGTGGGTTCGAGAAGCCCTAAAGCGCTGGCAATTATGCAGGATTTGTATGCTCCGTTTATCCGTACAGGCAATCCGCTCATCATTATGGATGAGCGCAGCTCGGAATTGACAAAGTATGCAGCCAACTCATTCCTCGCAACAAAAGTCTCGTTTATGAACGAGGTTGCCAATCTCTGCGAACTGCTCGGTGCAGATATCGACCTCGTGAGAAAGGGGATGGGTACCGACCCCCGGGTTGGGACACAGTTCCTGTTCGCGGGCGTCGGGTACGGCGGTTCATGTTTTCCGAAGGACGTTGCTGCTCTTTTGAACAGCGCAACGCAAACGGGCTACGACTTCAAGATCTTGCGTTCTGTAGAAGACGTGAATTTCCGCCAGAAAGAGATCATTGTCCACAAGATCAAGAACCACTTCAACGGAAATCTCAAGGGCCTGACGGTTACGCTTTGGGGGTTGGCGTTCAAGCCGAACACCGATGATATACGGGAAGCGCCGTCACTGAGGATTATCGAGGCCCTGAGAAACGAGGGGGTCAATCTTAGGTTGCACGACCCCGTGGCAATAGAAGAAACAAAGAAGCGCGTTACGCAAGGTCCGGAGTTCTTTGTGAACAACTATGATGCGCTGAAAGGGGCAGATGCGTTGGTAATCGTAACGGAGTGGAACGAGTTCCGACGTCCCGATTTCGAAAGGATGCGCAGTCTCATGAAGCAGCCCGTGATTTTTGATGGACGCAACATCTATGATCCGCAGCGATTGCGCGATATGGGCTTTTCGTACTACGGAATTGGACGCAACTCGAATCACATAACAAGAAAGGGAGCATAA
- a CDS encoding SDR family oxidoreductase, with translation MASSQVPHAVVTGGAGFLGSHLCDRLLAEGYRVTAIDNLITGDTRNISHLIGNEKFRFIKHDVTEYIYVDGAVHFILHFASPASPIDYLKLPIQTLKVGSLGTHKALGLAKEKNARFLLASTSEVYGDPLVHPQPESYWGNVNPVGSRGVYDEAKRFAEAMTMAYHRYHGVDTRIVRIFNTYGPRMRIEDGRAIPAFVSQALRGEDVTVFGNGSQTRSVCYVDDLIDGIYRLLLSDEVNPVNIGNKDEITMLQLAQEVIELTGSKSKIVFKELPEDDPKIRQPDTTKAKTLLQWEAKVKRHEGLLATIDYFRSRIA, from the coding sequence TTGGCCTCTTCCCAGGTTCCCCATGCTGTAGTGACAGGCGGGGCAGGCTTTCTCGGTTCGCATTTGTGCGACAGGCTTCTCGCAGAAGGATATCGCGTTACGGCCATCGACAATCTGATTACGGGAGATACAAGAAACATCTCCCATTTAATTGGAAATGAGAAATTCAGGTTCATCAAACATGATGTAACCGAATACATTTATGTTGACGGGGCTGTTCACTTCATTCTTCACTTCGCCTCACCGGCCAGCCCGATTGACTACCTGAAACTCCCGATTCAAACGCTCAAGGTCGGGTCACTTGGAACGCACAAGGCATTAGGATTGGCAAAGGAAAAGAATGCGCGGTTCTTGCTTGCATCAACCTCGGAAGTCTACGGCGACCCTCTCGTTCATCCGCAACCGGAATCATACTGGGGGAACGTGAATCCTGTGGGATCACGGGGCGTGTATGACGAAGCGAAGCGCTTCGCCGAGGCAATGACCATGGCGTATCACAGGTATCATGGCGTTGATACGCGCATTGTCCGTATTTTCAATACGTATGGTCCCCGGATGAGAATTGAAGATGGCAGGGCAATTCCCGCCTTTGTATCACAGGCCCTGAGGGGCGAGGATGTGACGGTATTCGGGAACGGGAGCCAGACGAGAAGCGTATGTTATGTGGATGACCTTATTGACGGTATTTACCGCCTCCTGTTATCCGACGAAGTGAATCCCGTCAACATAGGCAATAAGGATGAAATTACCATGCTGCAGCTTGCGCAGGAGGTGATAGAACTTACCGGCAGCAAGAGCAAGATTGTGTTCAAGGAGTTGCCCGAAGATGACCCGAAGATTCGTCAACCCGACACAACCAAAGCGAAAACACTTCTCCAATGGGAAGCTAAAGTGAAGCGCCATGAAGGGTTACTGGCAACTATCGACTATTTTCGTTCGCGCATTGCCTGA